In Rubritalea squalenifaciens DSM 18772, the sequence CATGCTGGGTGAGTTCGGGCTGAGTATGCTGATGGTTAGTGAGGCTTGATGATGAGGGCGAGGTCGCCGCCTTGGGTGCTGAGAGTCCAGGTGTAGCCCGCCTGGGTGCAGAGGAAGTCCACGGCCTGGGCAAAGGGGATGGTACGGGCGTTCAGCGTGACGGTGGGAGGATTCTGGGTGGAGGTGGAGCTGCCGGTGGAGCTTTGGGTGGATCCAGATTGGAGCTTGATATCGATGATGGTGGGGGAGGTCGCGGTGGGGCTGCTGCGGGAATTGATGGTTTTCAGAGCGGTGGCCAGGGATTGATTGTTGATGGCGACTTCAGTCAGGATGGTGTCCTCCAGCCGGGCGAGGATCTGCTCGGAGGCGCTGTCCTGTAGCTTGGTGAGCGAGGTGTGCTGGCGGTGGACGGAGTACCAGATCAGGGTGCGGTTTTCATCCGGGCTGGCGAAGGGTTTATGGCCTTTCTTCACGATGAGGGTGCCTACAGAGGTCACGTAGGCATCATTCCCGGTGAGGCGGCAGCAGGCGCGCAGGGCATCTCCCGTGGTGATATCGCTAGCCTGGAAAGTGAGACGCTTGGCGCCGGGGCCGATGCCCTCTGGTTCACCTTCCTTGCCGGGAGTGGGCTGTGGAATGCGTGAGGGGACAGCACGTCCCTCGCGCTGGATTTCCGCAGAACGCTGGCGCAGGTAGTCGAGCGCCTGGTCCATGGTGATATTCCGGAAATCCACCTTGGGGATGACCGTGCTTTCCACACGGCGCGCCAGGACATCCGCGAACGCAGGCCTGGAATCTTCAGAGGCAGACAAGGGCAGGGCGCAGAGAAGCGCCAGCAGGGGGAGCAATAACGACTTCATACCCTGTAGCTTAGCACAGAGTACAGAAAAGCCGCAACCCTAAGTGGCCGCGGCTTGGTCAATTCTGGAAATGGTATGGCTTAGCGGCGCCTGCGCAGGATCAGCGTGAGTCCGGCGATACCCAGCAGCGAGGTGCTTGTTGGCTCGGGGACGGCTTCCAGAGATACGTTATCGATCCAGGTATGGTTGCTGCTGGATGCAGACAGCTGGTTGGCATTGAAGAGTTCCAGGGTGAAGGAGCCTGTCTGGCTGGCGGTGAAATTCACGCCGACTCTCTCTACTCCATCGACCGCATCGATGTAGTTGTCCAGCAAGGTGATGGTATCCAGGCCAGAGCCTGTAAGTAGAGCTCCCAAATCTGCACCCTGTGAGCCAGATTCGGACCACATATCAATTTCAAAACGGTAATCCTGACCTGCCACAAGGTTAATGCCTGTCTGGAAAAAGATATCACCATTACCCGTGTTCACGCCATTGACAGCGCCGTCCAAGCGGACAGCGTAGTTGCTATCAGGGTCATCGAAGCTCGCGGCGGCTCCATTGTCGGTCACCACCCAGTTTCGTGATCCGTTCTTGGACCAGTCGTCTGGGAGAGTGGAGCCAAAGGTTGGGGGGCCATATTTGAATGTGCCTAATTCTGAGCTGACGTTGTAGTTGTGAAAGCCTGTCAGGCCGGATTCGAAGTCGCCATTGAGAATGAGATTGGCAGCGCTGGCCGTACTTACGGGGCCGAATGTGAGCAGGAGGATTGGGTATTTATACTTCATTATTTTGCGTGTTACGGAGATGATGAGCAGATACGCTCTTTCATAAAGAGAGAGAGATCGTCCTATGTCATAGTGGTTTGTCTTAAGGTCTGGCAAGTAAAAATGTGTGCACTTGCAAATTGCGTTGCATATGAAATGAAGTTTGCACTTGGCCTGATGGGTGATGAGGTGTTGTCTGCTATCTGCTTGGTCTTTGGAATAGAGAGGCCGGATGATCGCTTGAGAAGAATGACTGGACTGGAAAAGAAATGGCACCTGGCTAGAGCCGCGTACCAGCAAGGGAAACTGCGTGAGGCTGCGCGGATGTACCGCCAGTTGCTCAGGCAGCAGCCTGCTCATGTGGGCTTGCTGCTGGAAAGCGCGATGCTTCAGGCGACTTTGGGTGAGGTGAGTGAGGCCAGGGAGAAACTGC encodes:
- a CDS encoding carbohydrate binding domain-containing protein produces the protein MKYKYPILLLTFGPVSTASAANLILNGDFESGLTGFHNYNVSSELGTFKYGPPTFGSTLPDDWSKNGSRNWVVTDNGAAASFDDPDSNYAVRLDGAVNGVNTGNGDIFFQTGINLVAGQDYRFEIDMWSESGSQGADLGALLTGSGLDTITLLDNYIDAVDGVERVGVNFTASQTGSFTLELFNANQLSASSSNHTWIDNVSLEAVPEPTSTSLLGIAGLTLILRRRR